Proteins from one Hemiscyllium ocellatum isolate sHemOce1 chromosome 8, sHemOce1.pat.X.cur, whole genome shotgun sequence genomic window:
- the batf gene encoding basic leucine zipper transcriptional factor ATF-like has translation MAQDSDSSDSGYNRYQPYNGKQENFEETKKVMRREKNRLAAQKSRQRQTLKADTLHQESEYLEKENAALRKEIKQLNEELKYFSSVLKSHEGLCSMMVSPSEELVYQSHSFQQTHSNTPARLHL, from the exons ATGGCTCAGGATTCTGACAGCAGCGACAGCGGCTACAACAGGTACCAGCCTTACAATGGCAAACAG GAAAACTTTGAAGAAACAAAGAAGGTCATGCGAAGGGAAAAGAATCGACTTGCAGCTCAGAAGAGTCGACAGAGACAGACTCTGAAAGCAGATACACTACACCAG GAAAGTGAATACTTAGAGAAAGAAAATGCTGCCCTAAGGAAGGAAATTAAACAGCTGAACGAAGAGCTGAAATATTTCAGCAGTGTGTTGAAAAGCCACGAGGGTCTGTGTTCAATGATGGTGTCCCCAAGTGAAGAGCTGGTTTATCAGAGTCACTCCTTTCAACAGACACACAGCAACACTCCAGCACGGCTTCACCTGTGA